One Gemmatimonadota bacterium genomic window carries:
- a CDS encoding cupin domain-containing protein has protein sequence MAIPMIPDAERGAGIHVLRSSAICRAWNGIQYQAGLSGTNVGSKRLSMNVATVPPGAIAFAHIHVDFEVMLYILSGQVRHCYGEGLTEVVDNGPGDFIFIEPGIPHEVFNRSDTEPVVAVVARSDAGEWEHIVDYPSTHRPAS, from the coding sequence ATGGCCATTCCCATGATTCCCGACGCTGAGCGTGGCGCCGGGATCCATGTGTTGCGTTCCAGTGCCATTTGCCGGGCCTGGAACGGCATTCAGTACCAGGCCGGTCTGTCCGGCACCAACGTCGGGTCCAAGCGGCTGTCGATGAACGTGGCCACGGTACCGCCCGGCGCCATTGCGTTTGCCCATATCCACGTCGATTTCGAAGTCATGCTCTACATCCTGTCGGGCCAGGTCCGCCACTGCTATGGCGAAGGCTTGACCGAAGTGGTGGACAACGGGCCCGGCGATTTCATTTTCATCGAACCCGGCATCCCGCACGAGGTGTTCAACCGGAGCGACACCGAGCCGGTGGTGGCCGTGGTGGCCCGCTCCGACGCGGGTGAATGGGAGCACATCGTCGACTACCCCAGCACCCATCGGCCGGCCTCGTGA
- a CDS encoding rhomboid family intramembrane serine protease: MGAHRRLPQHPSAGLVSPWVLRIIVANVVVFFLQQTIPAVNSLLELRGAGLLWRPWTLVSYMFLHGGFSHIFWNMLGLYFFGPVLESRLGGAQFVRLYLLSGLVGGLAWLIFSAFPAGGFGALIGASGGVFGIQLGFAYFWPRQPIYIWGVLPIEARWLVVIMTGISLWSGLNGGGAGGGVAHFAHLGGFLGGFLYLKWLENRQKAPMREWQEQSRPVVPRLEGAGKAMERWGKIRRDDLHEVNRTELDRVLDKISQTGIASLTAGEREFLDRFSARLQ; the protein is encoded by the coding sequence ATGGGAGCACATCGTCGACTACCCCAGCACCCATCGGCCGGCCTCGTGAGTCCCTGGGTTCTTCGCATCATCGTCGCGAATGTCGTCGTGTTTTTTCTCCAGCAGACGATTCCGGCCGTCAACTCGCTGCTCGAGCTCCGGGGCGCCGGCCTCCTGTGGCGGCCGTGGACCCTGGTGTCGTACATGTTTCTCCATGGCGGGTTCAGTCACATCTTCTGGAACATGTTGGGGCTCTATTTCTTCGGTCCGGTGCTCGAGTCGCGGCTCGGCGGGGCTCAGTTCGTCCGGCTTTATCTCCTGAGTGGGTTAGTCGGCGGGCTGGCGTGGCTGATTTTCAGTGCCTTTCCGGCCGGGGGCTTTGGCGCGCTCATCGGCGCGTCCGGCGGGGTCTTCGGCATCCAGCTCGGATTCGCCTACTTCTGGCCCCGGCAGCCGATCTACATCTGGGGGGTTCTCCCGATCGAGGCCCGCTGGTTGGTGGTGATCATGACCGGTATTTCTCTCTGGTCTGGTCTTAACGGCGGCGGCGCTGGCGGTGGAGTCGCTCATTTCGCGCATCTTGGTGGGTTTCTGGGCGGATTCCTCTATCTCAAGTGGCTCGAGAACCGCCAGAAAGCCCCAATGCGAGAGTGGCAAGAACAGTCGCGGCCGGTGGTCCCGCGGCTGGAGGGGGCCGGCAAGGCGATGGAACGGTGGGGCAAGATCCGCCGCGATGATCTCCATGAAGTGAATCGGACCGAACTCGATCGGGTCCTTGACAAGATCAGCCAAACGGGGATTGCGAGCCTCACGGCGGGCGAACGCGAGTTCCTCGACCGGTTCAGCGCCAGGCTCCAATGA
- a CDS encoding nuclear transport factor 2 family protein: MRVGVRVGCLVGLVLVGAAGPARGQIPGDELPVMSRSRNEFLANTYADVKKVLADWQTFLAKGDPKQLGRLFTEDGLYSPTDGWYVQGTDALADTLLVRAGRIKNYHVTLLDFTASGGLAYYLGRMRYRLEGGAGADVTGTFVMVLYLDGRRWKIRSYVERPVGS; encoded by the coding sequence ATGAGGGTTGGCGTCCGGGTTGGATGTCTGGTCGGCTTGGTGCTGGTCGGGGCCGCCGGGCCGGCCCGGGGTCAGATCCCGGGCGACGAGTTGCCGGTCATGTCCCGGTCTCGCAATGAGTTCCTGGCCAATACCTATGCCGACGTCAAGAAGGTCCTGGCCGATTGGCAGACGTTCCTGGCCAAAGGAGACCCGAAGCAGCTCGGCCGCTTGTTCACGGAAGACGGGCTCTATTCGCCGACCGACGGCTGGTACGTGCAGGGGACGGATGCCCTGGCGGACACTCTCCTGGTGCGGGCCGGCCGGATCAAGAACTACCACGTCACCCTGCTCGATTTCACGGCCAGCGGCGGGTTGGCCTATTACCTCGGCCGGATGCGCTATCGGTTGGAGGGCGGCGCCGGCGCGGATGTCACCGGCACCTTTGTGATGGTGCTGTATCTCGACGGGCGCCGGTGGAAGATCCGGAGCTACGTCGAACGCCCGGTCGGCAGCTAG